One genomic segment of Chloroflexota bacterium includes these proteins:
- the argS gene encoding arginine--tRNA ligase: MFEHELHQIATQIRSILAEHDIPAPESLDWSPIPFSGTWGVATNFFRVAAQEARAGKAPQGVKVPQRAQQIAELVAEALGTPEGFQKVEAVRGYLNLYFDPAAYAHHVLAAAFRQKQRFGSLPARGQRVLVEYSQPNTHKAFHVGHLRNVILGESVCRILEAAGYDVVRANYIGDIGLHVIKWLWNYINYHHGEEPPAEGKIRWMGDLYAEAVKRLDANPDLEAEVRALFARWDARDPEIVALWEKTRQWSLEGFDEVYKRLGVHFDRVYFESEVEDPGKELVEEMIAKGIATDERPDGPVVVHLDELLGLKKETYRSYVVLRSDGTSLYATKDLPLAILKFREYPDLARSIYVIDVRQSLYMQQIFKTLEVMGYPWADKLYHLAYEVVNLPGNVTMSSREGTVVLLEDLMREAAARARAVVEEKNPALDDATKDAVAAAVGMGAIKYTMLARENTKIVTFDWERALDFNGVAAPYIQYAHVRANSILRKAGEAPADALAPAHTLHPAEVELISQLAQLPEAVRRAAEDFKPLHIANQAYEIARAFNDFYNQCPVLNAEGEDVVAFRLRLVAAAKYALAAALRLLAIEAPERM; the protein is encoded by the coding sequence ATGTTCGAACACGAACTTCACCAAATCGCCACCCAAATCCGCTCCATCCTCGCCGAGCACGACATCCCCGCCCCCGAAAGCCTCGACTGGTCGCCGATTCCCTTTTCGGGCACGTGGGGCGTGGCAACCAACTTCTTCCGCGTGGCCGCGCAGGAAGCCCGCGCCGGCAAAGCCCCCCAGGGCGTGAAAGTGCCCCAGCGGGCGCAGCAAATCGCCGAGCTGGTGGCCGAGGCCCTGGGCACCCCGGAGGGCTTCCAAAAAGTGGAAGCCGTGCGCGGCTACCTCAACCTGTATTTCGACCCCGCGGCTTACGCCCACCATGTCCTCGCCGCTGCCTTCCGGCAAAAGCAGCGCTTCGGCAGCCTGCCCGCCCGCGGGCAGCGGGTGCTGGTGGAATATTCCCAGCCCAACACCCACAAGGCTTTTCACGTCGGGCACCTGCGCAATGTGATTTTGGGCGAGTCGGTGTGCCGCATTCTGGAAGCCGCGGGCTACGACGTGGTGCGCGCCAACTACATCGGCGACATCGGCCTGCACGTCATCAAGTGGCTGTGGAACTACATCAACTACCACCACGGCGAAGAGCCGCCCGCGGAAGGCAAAATCCGCTGGATGGGCGACCTCTACGCCGAGGCCGTCAAGCGCTTAGACGCCAACCCCGACCTGGAAGCCGAGGTGCGCGCCCTCTTCGCCCGCTGGGATGCCCGCGACCCCGAAATCGTCGCCCTGTGGGAGAAAACCCGCCAGTGGTCGCTGGAAGGCTTCGATGAGGTATACAAGCGCTTAGGCGTGCACTTTGACCGCGTGTATTTTGAAAGCGAGGTGGAAGACCCCGGCAAGGAACTCGTCGAGGAAATGATTGCCAAAGGCATCGCCACCGACGAGCGCCCCGACGGCCCAGTGGTGGTGCATCTCGACGAACTCCTCGGCCTGAAAAAGGAAACCTACCGCTCCTATGTCGTGCTGCGTTCCGACGGCACCTCGCTTTACGCCACCAAAGACCTGCCCCTCGCGATCCTCAAATTCCGGGAATACCCCGACCTGGCGCGCAGCATCTACGTCATTGATGTCCGCCAGTCCCTCTACATGCAGCAAATTTTCAAAACCCTGGAAGTGATGGGCTACCCGTGGGCTGACAAACTCTACCACTTAGCCTACGAGGTGGTCAACCTGCCGGGGAACGTCACCATGTCGTCGCGGGAAGGCACGGTGGTGCTGCTGGAAGACCTGATGCGGGAAGCCGCGGCCCGCGCCCGCGCGGTGGTGGAAGAGAAGAACCCCGCCTTAGACGACGCCACCAAAGACGCGGTGGCCGCCGCGGTGGGCATGGGCGCCATCAAATACACCATGCTGGCGCGCGAAAACACCAAAATCGTGACCTTCGACTGGGAACGCGCTTTGGACTTCAACGGCGTGGCCGCGCCCTACATTCAATACGCCCACGTGCGCGCCAACAGCATCCTGCGCAAGGCCGGGGAAGCCCCCGCGGACGCCCTCGCCCCCGCGCACACCCTCCACCCCGCCGAGGTGGAACTCATCTCGCAGCTGGCGCAACTGCCCGAAGCCGTGCGCCGCGCGGCGGAAGATTTCAAGCCCCTGCACATTGCCAACCAGGCCTACGAAATCGCC
- a CDS encoding 30S ribosomal protein S20 has product MPNIKSAAKRMRQNEKRRLRNRWFRGRARTFSKKALKAMEAGDVEAARAYVYQAIKALDKAAEKGILHKNNVARRKSRLMKRLHALEAQAAQGESA; this is encoded by the coding sequence TTGCCGAACATCAAGTCTGCTGCCAAGCGCATGCGCCAGAACGAAAAGCGCCGCCTGCGTAACCGCTGGTTCCGCGGCCGGGCGCGCACCTTTAGCAAGAAAGCCCTCAAAGCGATGGAAGCCGGCGACGTGGAAGCCGCGCGTGCTTACGTCTATCAGGCCATCAAAGCCTTAGACAAAGCCGCCGAAAAAGGCATTCTGCACAAGAACAACGTCGCGCGCCGCAAGAGCCGCCTGATGAAACGGCTTCACGCGCTGGAAGCGCAGGCCGCGCAGGGCGAAAGCGCATAG
- the rarD gene encoding EamA family transporter RarD, producing the protein MNAGYLYALLAYLLWGLFPIYWQPLEAIPATQLIGHRIVWSFIFMVAFLAAIKQTRRLRGLLTDRRVVMTYGFAGALLAGNWLTYVWGVTHGHIVEASLGYFINPLLSVLLGLVVLKEHLWPWQWVAIGLATLGVAYLTWTYGRLPWIALALAITFSLYGLVTKTAPLDAIDGLTLETGLLFLPALAFLLWCEVQGQGAFGHAGALANIMMVGAGAVTAIPLLFFGAAARRVPLSVLGILQYLAPTLQFLLGVLAYHEPFTRSHLIGYSLVWVALVIFWVEGGLRHRKSLQPLPEA; encoded by the coding sequence ATGAACGCCGGATATTTGTATGCCCTGCTGGCCTATTTGTTGTGGGGGCTTTTCCCTATTTACTGGCAACCGCTGGAAGCCATCCCAGCCACGCAGCTCATCGGCCACCGCATCGTGTGGTCGTTCATCTTCATGGTGGCTTTTTTGGCCGCCATCAAGCAAACGCGCCGCCTGCGCGGCCTGCTCACCGACCGACGGGTGGTGATGACCTATGGCTTCGCGGGGGCCTTGCTGGCAGGAAACTGGCTAACCTACGTTTGGGGCGTGACCCACGGCCACATTGTGGAAGCCAGTTTGGGTTATTTCATCAACCCTCTGCTCAGCGTGCTGCTGGGGCTGGTCGTGCTCAAGGAACACCTGTGGCCCTGGCAATGGGTCGCGATTGGACTGGCAACCCTCGGCGTGGCTTACCTCACCTGGACTTATGGCCGCCTGCCCTGGATTGCGCTGGCTCTGGCCATTACCTTCAGCCTCTACGGTCTGGTGACCAAAACAGCCCCCCTGGATGCCATCGACGGCCTTACTTTGGAAACCGGGCTGCTCTTTCTGCCTGCATTGGCCTTTTTACTGTGGTGCGAAGTCCAGGGTCAGGGCGCCTTCGGTCACGCCGGCGCGCTCGCCAACATCATGATGGTGGGTGCTGGCGCGGTTACGGCCATTCCCCTACTGTTCTTTGGCGCAGCAGCGCGGCGAGTGCCGCTCAGCGTGCTGGGCATTTTGCAATACCTCGCCCCCACGCTGCAATTTCTGCTCGGCGTGTTGGCCTATCATGAGCCTTTTACCCGTTCCCACCTCATCGGTTATAGCCTGGTATGGGTGGCGCTGGTGATCTTCTGGGTTGAAGGCGGGTTGCGCCACCGCAAATCGCTGCAACCTTTGCCAGAAGCATAG
- a CDS encoding biotin transporter BioY codes for MTTYTPTYARRTVLVPTLSRAGNAALIIAASLFIAVMAHVRLPLPFTPVPLTGQTFAVLLVGAALGNRRGAVAVLAYLAEGAAGLPVFAGGAGLAYLLGPTGGYLLGFVAAAFLTGWLAERGGDRRVATAWVGFLLGEVAIYAVGVPWLARFVGFPQAVAMGLLPFIVGDTVKAFAAGLLLPAAWRLVGE; via the coding sequence ATGACCACTTACACCCCCACCTACGCCCGAAGAACTGTTCTCGTACCGACGTTGTCACGCGCTGGCAACGCCGCCTTGATCATCGCCGCCAGCCTGTTCATCGCAGTGATGGCGCATGTGCGCCTGCCGCTGCCTTTCACCCCCGTGCCCCTCACCGGCCAGACTTTCGCGGTGCTGCTGGTGGGTGCCGCGTTGGGAAACCGCCGCGGTGCGGTTGCCGTGCTGGCTTACCTCGCTGAAGGTGCGGCCGGCCTGCCGGTGTTTGCCGGCGGTGCAGGGCTGGCCTATCTGCTGGGCCCCACCGGCGGCTATCTGCTCGGCTTCGTCGCGGCGGCCTTCCTCACCGGCTGGCTTGCCGAGCGCGGCGGCGACCGCCGCGTTGCCACCGCATGGGTTGGCTTCCTGCTGGGCGAAGTGGCCATCTATGCCGTCGGCGTGCCGTGGCTGGCGCGCTTCGTCGGCTTCCCGCAGGCCGTGGCGATGGGGCTGCTGCCTTTCATCGTGGGCGACACCGTGAAAGCGTTTGCCGCCGGGCTGCTGCTGCCCGCGGCGTGGCGGCTGGTCGGTGAGTAG